A single Amphiprion ocellaris isolate individual 3 ecotype Okinawa chromosome 15, ASM2253959v1, whole genome shotgun sequence DNA region contains:
- the LOC111567387 gene encoding cilia- and flagella-associated protein 20-like yields the protein MFKNTFQSGFLSILYSIGSKPLQIWDKKVRNGHINKVADNDIHSNVLEIEGANVSTTYITCPADPKKTLGIKLPFLIMIIKNLKKYFTFEVQVLDDKNVRRRFRASNYQSMTRVKPFICTMPMRLDDGWNQIQFNLSDFTRRAYGTNYTETLRVQIHANCRIRRVYFSDRLYAEDELPAEFKLYLPVQNQKTKQ from the exons atgtttaaaaacacatttcagagcGGGTTTTTGTCCATCTTATACAGCATCGGCAGCAAGCCGCTTCAAATATGGGACAAAAAG gtGAGGAATGGTCACATCAATAAAGTTGCAGACAATGACATACACTCAAATGTGTTGGAGATCGAGGGAGCCAAtgtcag CACCACCTATATTACATGTCCTGCAGACCCCAAGAAGACACTGGGCATCAAACTTCCATTTCTGATCATGATCATTAAAAACCTCAAGAAATACTTCACATTCGAAGTTCAG GTGTTGGATGACAAAAACGTTCGACGGCGATTTCGGGCGAGTAACTATCAGAGTATGACTCGAGTGAAGCCGTTTATCTGCACCATGCCCATGAGGCTGGATGACGGCTGGAACCAGATTCAGTTCAACCTGTCAGACTTCACCAGGAGGGCCTATGGAACCAATTACACGGAGACGCTGCGTGTACAG ATTCATGCTAACTGTCGTATAAGGAGGGTGTATTTCTCAGATAGACTGTACGCTGAGGATGAGCTCCCAGCAGAGTTTAAGCTCTACCTGCCTGTCCAGAACCAGAAGACCAAG CAGTAG
- the LOC111567386 gene encoding cilia- and flagella-associated protein 20 isoform X1 → MFKNTFQSGFLSILYSIGSKPLQIWDKKVRNGHIKRVPDNDIHSNVLEVEGANVSTTYITCPADPKKTLGIKLPFLVMIIKNLKKYFTFEVQVLDDKNVRRRFRASNYQSTTRVKPFICTMPMRLDDGWNQIQFNLSDFTRRAYGTNYTETLRVQIHANCRIRRVYFSDRLYAEDELPAEFKLYLPVQNQKAKQ, encoded by the exons atgtttaaaaacacattccAAAGCggatttttgtccattttataCAGTATCGGCAGCAAACCGCTTCAAATATGGGACAAAAAG GTGAGGAACGGTCACATCAAGAGAGTCCCGGACAATGACATACACTCAAATGTGTTGGAGGTTGAGGGAGCCAATGTCAG CACCACCTATATTACATGTCCTGCAGACCCCAAGAAGACACTGGGCATCAAACTTCCTTTTTTGGTGATGATAATTAAAAACCTCAAGAAATACTTCACATTTGAAGTTCAG GTGTTGGATGACAAAAACGTTCGGCGGCGATTTCGGGCGAGTAACTATCAGAGCACGACCAGAGTGAAGCCGTTTATCTGCACCATGCCCATGAGGCTGGATGACGGCTGGAACCAGATTCAGTTCAACCTGTCAGACTTCACCAGGAGGGCCTATGGAACCAATTACACGGAGACGCTGCGTGTACAG ATTCATGCTAACTGTCGTATAAGGAGGGTGTATTTCTCAGATAGACTGTACGCTGAGGATGAGCTCCCAGCAGAGTTTAAGCTCTACCTGCCTGTCCAGAACCAGAAGGCCAAG CAGTAG
- the LOC111567386 gene encoding cilia- and flagella-associated protein 20 isoform X2, whose product MFKNTFQSGFLSILYSIGSKPLQIWDKKVRNGHIKRVPDNDIHSNVLEVEGANVSTTYITCPADPKKTLGIKLPFLVMIIKNLKKYFTFEVQVLDDKNVRRRFRASNYQSTTRVKPFICTMPMRLDDGWNQIQFNLSDFTRRAYGTNYTETLRVQIHANCRIRRVYFSDRLYAEDELPAEFKLYLPVQNQKAK is encoded by the exons atgtttaaaaacacattccAAAGCggatttttgtccattttataCAGTATCGGCAGCAAACCGCTTCAAATATGGGACAAAAAG GTGAGGAACGGTCACATCAAGAGAGTCCCGGACAATGACATACACTCAAATGTGTTGGAGGTTGAGGGAGCCAATGTCAG CACCACCTATATTACATGTCCTGCAGACCCCAAGAAGACACTGGGCATCAAACTTCCTTTTTTGGTGATGATAATTAAAAACCTCAAGAAATACTTCACATTTGAAGTTCAG GTGTTGGATGACAAAAACGTTCGGCGGCGATTTCGGGCGAGTAACTATCAGAGCACGACCAGAGTGAAGCCGTTTATCTGCACCATGCCCATGAGGCTGGATGACGGCTGGAACCAGATTCAGTTCAACCTGTCAGACTTCACCAGGAGGGCCTATGGAACCAATTACACGGAGACGCTGCGTGTACAG ATTCATGCTAACTGTCGTATAAGGAGGGTGTATTTCTCAGATAGACTGTACGCTGAGGATGAGCTCCCAGCAGAGTTTAAGCTCTACCTGCCTGTCCAGAACCAGAAGGCCAAG TAG
- the LOC111567395 gene encoding G-protein coupled receptor 20 → MDSLLTNISSTSTTESLLPLFTPNPTNCSSWDQRWGASYLHRVAHLDVQLYQDFYGVWVTLMVCNSLMLVVGVVLNSLALYVFCGASTHSSASVVYTINLAVADLLVALSLPARIALYHSGGSCVACSYVHTFSYFVNMYCSILFLTSICIDRYLAVVHASSTLHRWRTAGAAKCVSATVWFVAVVVTYSFQTTALEFSTSCMLIPALFYLTILEFLLPLLAVVGFTLRVTCFLSSSHAPMPQQSRARRTRAIRLLATVLVVFTVCFTPFHVRQVLVYLRIRVRGEGIAQGAGHVLAYHITVTLSSLNSCLDPVVYCFVTDSFKRMWRTRWRRGREVDGEAGQMSGGDGDRISVNKCSGTALAIAHSVVTLTLTSTPLSAANRDQSA, encoded by the exons ATGGACAGCCTTCTCACAAACATcagctccacctccaccacaGAGTCCCTCCTACCTCTTTTCACCCCAAACCCGACTAACTGCAGCAGCTGGGACCAGAGGTGGGGGGCGTCGTATCTGCACAGGGTGGCCCACCTGGATGTGCAGCTGTATCAAGACTTCTACGGTGTCTGGGTCACTCTGATG GTGTGTAACAGCCTGATGCTGGTGGTTGGTGTGGTCCTCAACAGTCTGGCTCTGTATGTGTTCTGTGGAGCCTCCACCCACTCCTCAGCCTCAGTGGTCTACACCATAAACCTAGCTGTGGCTGACCTGCTGGTGGCGCTGTCGCTGCCTGCTCGCATCGCCCTCTACCACAGTGGAGGCAGCTGCGTTGCCTGTTCCTACGTCCACACCTTCAGCTATTTTGTCAACATGTACTGCAGCATCCTGTTTCTGACCAG TATCTGTATAGATCGATACCTCGCCGTCGTCCATGCATCCAGCACTCTCCATCGATGGAGAACTGCAGGAGCAGCCAAGTGTGTCAGTGCCACAGTGTGGTTTGTTGCAGTTGTGGTCACCTATTCTTTTCAG ACCACAGCGTTGGAGTTCAGCACCTCCTGCATGCTCATCCCTGCCCTCTTCTACCTCACCATCCTGGAGTTCCTGCTCCCCCTGCTGGCCGTGGTCGGCTTCACTCTTCGCGTCAcctgttttctctcctccaGCCACGCACCGATGCCCCAGCAGAGCAGGGCCAGGAGGACTCGTGCCATCAGGCTCCTGGCCACCGTCCTGGTGGTCTTCACCGTTTGCTTCACTCCCTTCCACGTCCGCCAGGTGCTGGTTTACCTCCGGATCAGAGTCCGAGGGGAGGGGATAGCACAGGGGGCGGGGCATGTGCTCGCCTATCACATCACGGTGACGCTGAGCAGCCTCAACAGCTGTCTGGATCCAGTGGTTTACTGCTTCGTGACGGACAGCTTCAAGAGGATGTGGAGGACGAGGTGGAGGCGAGGGAGGGAGGTGGACGGGGAGGCCGGGCAGATGAGCGGGGGAGACGGGGACAGGATTTCGGTGAATAAATGTTCGGGTACGGCGCTGGCGATAGCTCACAGCGTGGTCACACTCACCCTCACTAGTACACCACTGTCTGCAGCCAACAGAGACCAGTCTGCATAG